The following coding sequences are from one Xylanivirga thermophila window:
- a CDS encoding gluconeogenesis factor YvcK family protein — MEIECKKPIKEKLNPKIVALGGGTGLSNLLRGLKLYTNNITAIVTVADDGGNSGQIREDLGILPPGDIRNCILALADMEPAMEQLLQYRFKEGYLKGQNLGNLLIAAMTDISGGFEKAVDELGNVLAITGRVLPVTIDNMTLKALLKNGEIVYGESKIPKACMDMNTHIERIFISPEDCKSLPEVVEAIYDADAIVLGPGSLYTSIMPNLLVHDVYEAILRNKCKKIYVCNVMTQPGETVGYGVLDHVKAITDHCGYNILEYVLANDSYIPNDLLEKYEEEGSSPVRPCESAVNILEEIGIRLVTADIMDITKGFIRHDPVKLAQEVMNIILQPSDI; from the coding sequence ATGGAAATAGAATGCAAAAAGCCGATTAAAGAAAAATTAAACCCTAAGATAGTTGCTTTAGGTGGTGGTACAGGATTATCTAATCTATTAAGGGGCCTTAAGCTATATACCAACAACATAACGGCTATAGTAACGGTGGCAGATGACGGTGGCAATTCAGGTCAAATACGAGAAGATCTGGGCATACTCCCGCCAGGAGACATACGCAACTGTATATTAGCGTTGGCCGATATGGAGCCTGCAATGGAGCAGCTTTTACAGTATAGATTCAAAGAGGGCTATTTAAAAGGGCAAAATCTTGGCAATCTCCTTATTGCAGCCATGACTGATATATCTGGCGGATTTGAAAAGGCTGTAGATGAGCTTGGCAATGTGCTTGCAATAACGGGAAGGGTACTTCCTGTTACCATTGATAATATGACATTAAAGGCGTTGCTTAAAAATGGAGAGATAGTATATGGGGAGTCTAAAATACCGAAGGCGTGTATGGATATGAATACGCATATAGAACGGATTTTTATATCCCCTGAAGATTGTAAGAGCCTGCCTGAAGTGGTAGAAGCCATATATGATGCTGATGCCATAGTATTAGGACCAGGCAGTTTATATACCAGTATAATGCCCAATTTGCTGGTGCATGATGTATACGAAGCTATACTGAGAAACAAATGCAAAAAGATATATGTATGTAATGTAATGACACAACCTGGAGAAACTGTTGGTTATGGTGTATTGGATCATGTTAAGGCTATAACTGATCATTGCGGGTATAATATATTAGAATATGTGCTTGCAAATGACAGCTATATCCCTAATGATCTATTGGAGAAATATGAAGAAGAAGGTTCGAGTCCTGTTAGGCCATGTGAGTCGGCTGTAAATATTTTAGAAGAGATTGGCATACGGCTTGTAACTGCTGATATTATGGATATAACCAAGGGTTTTATAAGACATGATCCAGTTAAACTGGCTCAAGAGGTAATGAATATAATATTACAACCTAGCGATATTTAA
- a CDS encoding HPr family phosphocarrier protein — protein sequence MVQSVVKITHQSGLRARPAALFVQIASKFSSNIWIQKDAKKINAKSIMGVMSLGVAQGDEITLKIEGKDEKEAMDAMKKLINSNFADMPEVNSKATK from the coding sequence GTGGTTCAAAGCGTAGTCAAAATCACCCATCAATCAGGATTAAGGGCCAGACCGGCTGCATTATTTGTGCAGATAGCCAGTAAATTTTCATCTAATATATGGATTCAAAAGGATGCTAAAAAGATAAATGCAAAGAGTATAATGGGAGTTATGTCCCTTGGTGTGGCGCAGGGTGATGAAATTACCTTAAAAATAGAAGGTAAAGATGAAAAAGAGGCTATGGATGCCATGAAGAAGCTTATCAACTCCAATTTTGCGGATATGCCTGAGGTGAATAGTAAGGCGACAAAATAG
- the rapZ gene encoding RNase adapter RapZ: protein MRFIVVTGLSGAGKTMTIRYLEDMGFFCIDNLPPKLIPKFAELCYQSEGRVDKVAIVVDIRGGGFFDDLFECLYLLKEEGYSYEILYLDASDDVLIKRYKESRRMHPLVKEGRIIQGIHLEREKLKTLKERANYIIDTSTLHTSQLKSILNELFSDDKDAERLIISVISFGFKNGMLLEGDLIFDVRFLPNPFYVEELKEHTGLECDVRDYIFSFPETGQFLGKLLDMLDFLIPYYIREGKYQLVIGIGCTGGQHRSVAIAEELYNILKDKGHKVTVEHRDIK, encoded by the coding sequence ATGCGATTTATTGTGGTGACTGGTTTATCAGGTGCGGGAAAGACTATGACTATACGATATCTTGAGGATATGGGTTTTTTTTGCATAGACAATCTACCCCCAAAGCTTATACCAAAGTTTGCTGAACTGTGTTATCAGTCGGAAGGTAGGGTAGACAAGGTAGCTATTGTGGTAGATATAAGAGGTGGCGGTTTTTTTGATGATCTCTTTGAATGTTTGTACCTTCTAAAGGAAGAGGGATATTCATATGAAATATTGTATTTGGATGCTTCAGATGACGTACTCATAAAACGATATAAGGAGAGTCGTCGTATGCATCCATTGGTCAAGGAAGGCAGGATAATACAGGGTATACATCTTGAACGGGAAAAACTCAAAACCCTTAAGGAGAGGGCTAATTATATAATAGACACCAGTACCCTTCATACAAGCCAGCTAAAGAGTATACTAAATGAACTTTTTTCAGATGACAAGGATGCTGAACGGCTTATTATTTCAGTCATATCATTTGGATTTAAAAATGGTATGTTATTGGAGGGGGATCTTATATTTGATGTGAGATTTCTTCCCAATCCATTTTATGTGGAAGAACTCAAGGAACATACAGGGCTTGAATGCGATGTACGGGACTATATATTTTCTTTTCCGGAAACTGGTCAATTTTTAGGCAAACTTTTAGACATGTTAGACTTTCTTATACCATATTATATTAGAGAAGGTAAGTATCAGCTGGTTATAGGTATAGGATGTACTGGAGGCCAGCATCGTTCAGTAGCTATAGCAGAAGAATTGTATAATATATTAAAGGATAAGGGACATAAAGTAACTGTAGAACATAGGGATATCAAATAA
- the mtrB gene encoding trp RNA-binding attenuation protein MtrB, translating to MDEDRVLDDYVCVLALEDGVSIIGMTRGRDTKFHHTEKLDKGEVMLAQFTENTSAIKIRGKAKILTKYGDLLSGSQDD from the coding sequence ATGGATGAAGATAGGGTTTTAGATGATTATGTATGCGTTTTGGCATTAGAGGATGGAGTTAGCATAATTGGTATGACAAGGGGTAGAGATACTAAGTTTCATCATACGGAAAAATTAGATAAGGGAGAGGTTATGCTTGCTCAATTTACGGAAAATACATCTGCTATAAAGATTCGTGGTAAGGCAAAGATACTTACTAAGTATGGGGATTTGTTATCAGGTAGCCAGGATGATTGA
- the pfkA gene encoding 6-phosphofructokinase — MKTIGVLTSGGDAPGMNAAIRAVVRTAIFNNMKVLGVKRGYNGLIHGEIDEMDVASVGDIVHRGGTILRTARCQEFKTPEGQKMALDMINHFGIEGMVVIGGDGSFRGAQVLSRMGVPSVAIPGTIDNDIACSDFSIGFDTAVNTVLDAINKIRDTITSHGRANIIQVMGRNAGDIALYAGVGGGAENIIVPEIPFDVDDICNRLLEGKKRGKLSQIIVLAEGVGNASEFAKIIEAKTGIEIRETILGHIQRGGNPTSFDRILASRMGAHAVGLLRDGIGNRVVCIRNNSIIDEDIEKALSMTKEFDKELYALSKVLSI; from the coding sequence ATGAAAACAATTGGAGTTTTAACCAGCGGAGGAGATGCACCAGGAATGAATGCTGCCATAAGGGCAGTTGTTCGAACAGCCATATTCAATAATATGAAGGTATTAGGTGTAAAAAGGGGTTATAATGGTCTTATCCATGGTGAGATAGATGAGATGGATGTAGCTTCTGTAGGAGATATAGTACACCGTGGAGGTACTATCCTTAGGACTGCCAGATGCCAGGAATTTAAAACCCCTGAAGGGCAGAAGATGGCCCTTGATATGATAAATCATTTTGGCATAGAGGGTATGGTAGTAATAGGCGGAGATGGTTCATTTAGGGGTGCACAGGTATTGAGTAGAATGGGTGTGCCTTCTGTTGCTATACCTGGCACCATAGATAATGATATTGCCTGTTCAGATTTTTCCATAGGATTTGATACGGCAGTTAATACAGTTCTGGATGCTATAAATAAGATAAGGGATACCATAACTTCCCATGGTAGGGCAAATATTATACAGGTAATGGGTCGAAATGCAGGCGATATTGCCCTTTATGCCGGAGTAGGCGGAGGCGCAGAAAATATAATAGTGCCTGAGATACCCTTTGATGTAGATGATATATGTAATAGACTTTTAGAAGGTAAAAAAAGGGGAAAGCTATCTCAGATAATAGTATTAGCTGAGGGTGTAGGGAATGCCTCTGAATTTGCAAAGATCATAGAAGCTAAAACTGGTATAGAAATACGTGAGACAATATTGGGTCATATACAACGGGGTGGAAATCCTACTTCATTTGACAGGATATTGGCCAGTCGTATGGGTGCACATGCAGTTGGTCTATTGAGGGATGGAATAGGAAATAGGGTAGTATGCATAAGAAATAACAGTATTATAGATGAGGATATAGAAAAAGCCCTGTCTATGACTAAGGAATTTGATAAAGAACTTTACGCCTTATCCAAAGTATTATCTATTTAA
- a CDS encoding PHP domain-containing protein, producing the protein MYDITADYHTHTIYSHGKGTIEENVQAARTRGLKKIAISDHGFGHIGYGIKKGDVQKMREEIQRLNEKYDDIEILLGIESNLVGLDGNIDIPEEYFDKFDIILMGFHKGAMPASCKDALSLFGRNMMAKLLSEKQREELRYINTFSMIKAMDRYPIDIITHPGAKIDIDSRLLAEKAAQTGIALEINASHGFMTADYVKIALEQGATFVINSDAHTPDRVGVFDLGIQIAREAALPPEAIINSRLF; encoded by the coding sequence GTGTATGATATAACCGCTGATTACCATACGCACACCATATACAGTCATGGCAAAGGCACCATAGAAGAGAATGTGCAGGCCGCTCGAACCAGGGGACTTAAAAAAATTGCGATATCAGATCATGGTTTTGGGCATATAGGTTATGGTATAAAAAAGGGCGATGTGCAAAAAATGCGCGAAGAGATACAAAGGCTTAATGAGAAATATGATGATATAGAGATATTATTAGGAATAGAATCCAATCTTGTGGGGTTAGATGGTAATATTGACATACCGGAGGAGTATTTTGATAAATTTGATATAATACTGATGGGTTTTCATAAGGGAGCTATGCCTGCTTCGTGCAAGGATGCTCTGAGCCTTTTTGGTAGGAATATGATGGCCAAGCTATTATCTGAAAAACAACGGGAGGAACTTAGGTATATAAACACCTTCTCCATGATAAAGGCTATGGATAGATATCCTATAGACATAATAACCCATCCAGGAGCAAAGATCGACATAGATAGTAGATTATTGGCAGAAAAGGCTGCCCAAACGGGCATAGCATTAGAAATTAATGCTAGTCATGGATTTATGACTGCCGATTATGTTAAAATAGCATTGGAACAAGGGGCAACATTTGTTATAAATAGTGACGCCCATACCCCTGATAGGGTGGGTGTATTTGACCTTGGCATACAGATAGCAAGAGAGGCAGCACTTCCTCCTGAGGCTATAATAAATTCTAGGTTGTTCTAA
- the whiA gene encoding DNA-binding protein WhiA — translation MSFSSKVKAELCRVTVERDCCKIAELAAIIHTSGTIKLAGRDRVGICITTENACIARRAFMLIKELYGINPEILVRKNKRLRKNNSYLLLIPQSVYSKRILSDIYIFYRDRDGKNNVCSGIHEDLIRRPCCKRAYLRGAFLGGGSVSDPEKGYHLEFVSHRNEYSEDLCELLNYFDLHAKIVERKNNFVVYLKEGEHIVNLFSIIGAHTALLNLENIRIYKDMRNNINRIVNCETANLGKTVNASLRQIDNIKYLKENSEYQKLPHSLKEIAELRLNYPDASLKELGQMLSPPMGKSGVNHRLRKLDQLADDLRIKKGEI, via the coding sequence ATGTCATTCTCCTCCAAGGTAAAGGCTGAATTATGCCGGGTGACGGTGGAGAGGGATTGTTGCAAGATAGCTGAGCTTGCTGCCATTATTCACACCAGTGGTACTATAAAATTGGCCGGACGTGATAGGGTAGGAATATGTATAACGACAGAAAATGCATGTATTGCCAGGCGCGCTTTTATGCTTATAAAGGAATTATACGGGATAAATCCGGAGATACTGGTGAGAAAAAATAAAAGATTAAGGAAAAATAATAGTTATCTTTTGCTCATACCGCAATCCGTCTATTCAAAACGCATATTATCTGACATATATATTTTTTATAGGGATAGAGATGGTAAAAACAATGTATGTAGCGGTATACATGAGGACCTTATCAGAAGACCATGCTGTAAGCGTGCATATCTAAGGGGGGCATTTTTAGGCGGTGGTTCGGTAAGTGATCCTGAGAAGGGGTATCACCTGGAATTTGTATCCCATAGGAATGAATACAGTGAGGATTTATGTGAGCTTTTAAATTATTTTGATCTTCATGCAAAAATTGTTGAGCGTAAAAATAATTTTGTGGTATACTTAAAAGAAGGGGAGCATATCGTAAATCTATTTAGCATTATTGGGGCCCATACTGCCCTTTTAAATTTAGAGAATATAAGAATTTATAAAGATATGCGCAATAATATAAATAGGATTGTTAACTGTGAAACGGCTAATTTGGGTAAAACGGTAAACGCTTCTTTAAGACAGATCGATAATATTAAATATTTAAAGGAAAATAGTGAATATCAGAAATTGCCCCATTCTCTAAAGGAGATAGCGGAGCTTAGGCTGAATTATCCCGATGCCAGTTTAAAGGAATTGGGCCAGATGCTTTCACCACCTATGGGTAAGTCAGGGGTTAATCATAGGCTCAGAAAGTTAGATCAGTTAGCTGATGATCTGAGAATTAAAAAGGGGGAGATTTAA
- a CDS encoding acyl-CoA thioesterase produces the protein MYTCDTIITARYKETDRMGIVHHSNYYVWFEVGRTEFMKYYGMNYAEMEHLGLMMPVIETRCFYKQPARYDDIVIVRTSIGELKGARVSMKYDIIKQNDESLLVHGYTVHAFTDTSLKPINVRRAFPDIYGKFVKYANKSKND, from the coding sequence ATGTATACTTGTGATACTATTATAACTGCCAGGTATAAGGAAACTGATAGAATGGGTATAGTCCATCATTCAAACTATTATGTGTGGTTTGAAGTGGGCAGGACAGAATTTATGAAGTACTATGGAATGAACTATGCTGAAATGGAGCATCTTGGGCTTATGATGCCGGTTATAGAGACTCGCTGTTTTTACAAACAGCCTGCAAGATATGATGATATTGTGATTGTAAGAACTAGTATAGGCGAATTAAAGGGTGCCCGTGTAAGTATGAAGTATGATATAATAAAGCAGAACGATGAGAGTTTATTGGTACATGGATATACTGTGCATGCTTTTACTGACACTAGTTTAAAGCCTATAAATGTAAGAAGGGCTTTTCCTGATATATATGGTAAATTTGTTAAATATGCAAATAAATCTAAGAATGATTAG
- a CDS encoding DNA polymerase III subunit alpha, with protein sequence MSAFTHLHVHTEYSLLDGACRIPKLLDRCKELGMSSIAITDHGVMYGVVDFYKEAKKRGIHPIIGCEVYVAPRSMHDKEGRYDSNYAHLVLLARNNEGYKNLTKLVSLGFIEGFYYKPRIDYDILEKYSDGLIALSACIAGDIPKHLLNGQDEQAETLALRLKNMFGPDNFYIELQDHGLAEQKMVNGKLVSLAKKLEIPLVATNDIHYIDQEDANAHDVLLCIQTGKTINDENRLKFETQEFYLKSKLEMSELFSDYPEAIDNTNRIAERCNVEFDFDTMHLPSYDVPEGYRANEYLRKLCYGGLKKRYKDVTEDIKDRIEYELGVIEDMGYVDYFLIVWDFIKFAKDNGIMVGPGRGSAAGSLVSYALGITQIDPLKYNLLFERFLNPERISMPDIDIDFCFERRQEVIDYVVKKYGEDKVTQIITFGTMAARAVIRDVGRAMDMPYADVDKIAKMIPFELGMTIDRALEINKDLRIIYESDANIKMLIDTSRSLEGLPRHASTHAAGVVISKDPITDYVPLQKNDDCITTQFPKDTIEELGMLKMDFLGLRTLTVIRDAVDLIAQNRGEYIDIDNIPLDDEKVYNMLSQGDTDGVFQLENAGMKQFMKELRPNTFEDIIAGISLYRPGPMDQIPRYIDNRTHPDNIRYTDEALAPILEVTYGCMVYQEQVMQIVRDLAGYSLGRADLVRRAMAKKKTDVMAKERQNFIYGIVDGAGNVLVPGAIRRGISEEGANRIFDEMSEFAKYAFNKSHAAAYALVAYRTAWLKYYYPVEFMAALMTSVMGNSSKVASYIQYSKRHGIDVLPPDVNESYANFTVQEDKIRFGLAAVKNVGLPVIQDIIRSRDKNGKFKDFVDFCYSVEGAGINKRMLESLIKCGAFDSFGVYRSQLMAVYDKVLDGVYQDRKRNIEGQVSLFDAIDTEDDDMGFEKDLLPDIKEFPQRIMLAMEKEMVGVYISGHPLSQFKDVLDRLNNTLDLQTVDEGQEDLMVQGGLKDGQPITIGGIVVSKKIKATKNNNIMAFVTLEDLYGSVEVIVFPTVYQRYSKFLDNDNTVIIKGKVSIREEEDAKIICDRITPLTSQAINKKLYLKIPKGQTVDIQRDICPVLKRHQGSIPVYLFMEGSGQRFVAERDLWVECENQLIEELCRILGRESVKLVG encoded by the coding sequence ATGTCTGCTTTTACCCATTTACATGTGCATACTGAATACAGCTTGTTGGATGGAGCATGCAGAATACCAAAGCTTCTTGATCGATGTAAGGAGCTGGGGATGAGTAGTATTGCCATAACTGACCACGGAGTTATGTATGGAGTAGTAGATTTTTATAAAGAGGCAAAGAAAAGGGGTATACATCCTATAATAGGATGTGAGGTGTATGTAGCCCCACGTTCTATGCATGACAAGGAAGGTCGTTATGATAGTAACTATGCCCATTTGGTACTTTTGGCGAGGAATAATGAAGGATATAAAAACCTTACAAAACTGGTATCCTTAGGATTTATTGAGGGCTTTTACTACAAACCTAGGATAGATTATGATATTTTAGAAAAGTATAGCGATGGCCTTATTGCTTTGAGTGCTTGTATAGCTGGGGATATACCAAAACATTTACTTAATGGGCAGGATGAACAGGCGGAGACATTGGCACTTAGACTTAAAAATATGTTTGGACCAGATAATTTTTATATAGAATTACAGGATCATGGATTGGCTGAACAAAAGATGGTGAACGGAAAATTAGTTAGTTTAGCTAAAAAATTGGAGATACCACTTGTGGCCACCAATGATATACATTATATAGACCAGGAAGATGCGAACGCCCATGATGTACTTTTGTGTATTCAAACGGGTAAGACTATAAATGATGAAAATAGGCTAAAATTCGAAACACAGGAATTTTATCTAAAATCTAAGCTTGAAATGAGCGAGCTTTTTTCAGACTATCCTGAGGCCATTGATAATACAAATCGTATTGCAGAGAGATGTAATGTGGAGTTCGATTTTGATACCATGCATCTACCTTCCTATGATGTGCCTGAAGGCTATCGAGCAAATGAATACCTTAGGAAATTATGCTATGGAGGCCTTAAAAAAAGGTATAAGGATGTTACTGAAGATATAAAGGATCGTATTGAATATGAATTAGGCGTTATAGAGGATATGGGCTATGTAGATTATTTCCTTATAGTATGGGATTTTATAAAATTTGCTAAGGATAATGGCATTATGGTAGGACCAGGTCGTGGAAGCGCAGCAGGCAGTCTAGTTTCCTATGCACTTGGTATTACTCAAATAGATCCTCTTAAATATAATTTACTGTTTGAAAGATTTTTAAATCCAGAGCGTATAAGTATGCCGGATATAGATATAGATTTCTGCTTCGAAAGGCGGCAGGAGGTTATAGATTATGTTGTTAAAAAATATGGGGAGGACAAGGTAACCCAGATAATTACATTTGGGACCATGGCAGCTAGAGCGGTTATAAGGGATGTTGGGCGAGCTATGGACATGCCATATGCTGATGTGGACAAAATAGCAAAGATGATTCCATTTGAGCTGGGAATGACCATTGACAGGGCGCTTGAAATAAATAAGGATCTTAGGATAATTTATGAATCGGATGCCAATATAAAGATGCTGATAGATACTTCCAGAAGCCTTGAAGGATTGCCGAGGCATGCATCTACCCATGCAGCTGGTGTGGTTATATCAAAGGATCCAATAACGGACTATGTTCCATTGCAAAAGAATGATGATTGTATAACTACCCAGTTTCCAAAGGATACAATAGAGGAGCTGGGGATGCTAAAGATGGATTTCTTAGGCCTAAGAACTCTGACGGTAATAAGGGATGCCGTAGATCTTATAGCCCAAAACAGGGGAGAGTATATAGATATAGATAATATACCATTAGATGATGAAAAGGTATATAATATGCTGTCTCAAGGGGATACGGATGGGGTATTCCAATTGGAAAATGCCGGTATGAAGCAGTTTATGAAAGAGCTTCGGCCTAATACGTTTGAGGATATAATAGCCGGTATATCCTTGTATAGACCGGGGCCAATGGATCAGATACCAAGGTATATTGATAACAGGACACATCCGGATAACATAAGATATACTGATGAGGCTTTAGCACCCATACTTGAGGTTACTTATGGCTGTATGGTATATCAGGAGCAGGTCATGCAGATAGTAAGGGATCTAGCAGGATATTCCCTTGGGCGTGCAGACCTTGTAAGGCGTGCCATGGCAAAAAAGAAGACGGATGTTATGGCAAAGGAGAGGCAAAATTTTATATATGGTATTGTAGATGGGGCTGGAAATGTATTAGTACCCGGTGCAATAAGACGGGGTATATCTGAAGAAGGAGCAAATAGGATATTTGATGAGATGTCTGAGTTTGCAAAGTATGCATTTAACAAATCCCATGCAGCGGCATATGCCCTTGTTGCATATAGGACAGCGTGGCTTAAATATTATTATCCGGTGGAATTTATGGCTGCCCTTATGACCAGTGTAATGGGCAATAGCAGTAAGGTTGCATCCTATATACAGTATTCTAAAAGGCACGGTATTGATGTTTTACCCCCTGATGTAAATGAGAGTTACGCAAATTTTACAGTTCAGGAAGATAAGATACGTTTTGGTCTGGCTGCTGTGAAAAATGTAGGTCTTCCCGTCATACAGGATATTATAAGGTCAAGGGATAAGAATGGAAAATTTAAGGATTTTGTAGATTTTTGCTATAGTGTAGAGGGTGCAGGCATTAATAAGCGTATGCTGGAGAGCCTTATAAAATGTGGGGCTTTTGATTCATTTGGTGTATATCGTTCTCAGCTTATGGCAGTATATGATAAGGTATTAGATGGCGTATATCAGGATCGCAAGCGTAATATAGAAGGCCAGGTATCATTGTTTGATGCCATTGATACGGAAGATGATGATATGGGATTTGAAAAGGATTTGCTGCCAGATATAAAGGAATTTCCGCAGAGAATAATGCTAGCCATGGAGAAGGAGATGGTAGGTGTTTATATAAGTGGACATCCACTATCACAGTTTAAAGATGTACTTGATCGTTTAAATAATACATTGGATCTGCAAACAGTAGATGAGGGACAGGAAGATCTAATGGTACAGGGTGGCTTAAAAGATGGGCAGCCTATAACAATAGGTGGTATAGTGGTTTCAAAAAAGATAAAGGCGACAAAGAATAATAACATAATGGCCTTTGTAACATTGGAAGATCTATATGGCAGTGTAGAGGTTATTGTCTTTCCTACAGTATACCAAAGATATTCAAAGTTCCTCGATAACGATAATACTGTTATTATAAAGGGTAAAGTAAGCATAAGGGAGGAAGAGGACGCAAAGATAATATGCGATAGGATAACTCCGCTTACAAGCCAAGCTATAAACAAAAAGTTATATTTGAAGATCCCTAAAGGTCAAACGGTAGATATCCAAAGGGATATCTGTCCTGTACTAAAACGTCATCAGGGAAGTATCCCAGTATATCTATTTATGGAAGGCAGCGGACAGCGGTTTGTGGCGGAACGGGATCTATGGGTGGAGTGTGAAAATCAGCTAATTGAAGAATTATGTAGAATTTTGGGGCGAGAATCGGTAAAATTGGTGGGCTAG
- the murB gene encoding UDP-N-acetylmuramate dehydrogenase, whose translation MDINAFYKKIKEFIPESQVLINEPMKNHTSFRIGGPADILIMPSKTDHIKIIMDMCKQWDMPIYIMGNGSNLLVRDGGMRGVVVKLADKFSNAEVCEGCIKAQSGILMSKLSRIALQNSLSGLEFACGIPGTLGGAVTMNAGAYGGEMKDIVENVEVLDREGNIYTISRDGLDYGYRTSIIQKNQLIALNVCTKLYPDDYSAIKDKMDDLTRRRRQKQPLSYPSAGSVFKRPPGYYAGKLIQDVGLKGARIGDAQVSEMHAGFIINLGNATAKDVIDLIHLIQDRVYEEFGVEMYPELRIVGEE comes from the coding sequence ATGGACATAAATGCATTTTACAAAAAAATAAAAGAGTTTATCCCGGAATCACAGGTGCTTATAAATGAACCTATGAAAAATCATACTTCATTTCGTATAGGTGGACCAGCCGATATACTGATTATGCCTTCTAAGACAGATCATATAAAGATTATAATGGATATGTGCAAACAATGGGATATGCCAATCTATATAATGGGCAATGGCAGTAATCTACTGGTAAGGGATGGAGGTATGAGGGGGGTTGTTGTGAAGCTTGCAGATAAATTTAGCAATGCTGAGGTATGCGAAGGTTGTATAAAAGCTCAATCTGGTATCCTTATGTCAAAACTATCACGAATAGCACTTCAAAATTCCCTCTCTGGACTAGAATTTGCCTGTGGTATACCGGGTACACTAGGCGGAGCAGTAACAATGAACGCAGGAGCCTACGGAGGAGAGATGAAGGATATAGTAGAAAACGTAGAAGTATTGGATAGGGAAGGAAATATCTATACTATTTCAAGGGATGGGCTAGATTATGGCTATAGGACTAGCATAATACAAAAGAACCAACTTATCGCCCTTAATGTATGCACGAAGCTATATCCTGATGATTATTCTGCTATCAAAGATAAGATGGATGATCTTACTAGAAGGCGCAGACAAAAACAGCCTCTATCATATCCTAGTGCAGGCAGTGTCTTTAAACGTCCGCCTGGGTATTATGCAGGAAAGCTTATACAGGATGTAGGACTTAAAGGGGCACGTATAGGCGATGCTCAAGTTTCGGAGATGCATGCAGGGTTTATTATAAATCTAGGTAATGCTACAGCCAAGGATGTAATTGATTTAATACATTTAATACAAGATAGGGTGTATGAAGAGTTTGGTGTGGAAATGTATCCAGAATTAAGGATTGTAGGCGAGGAGTAG